The Mucilaginibacter terrae region TACTTCTTACCATCGGCCCAGCCACCTAATCCTACCCCAACCAGGTACGCCAGTAAATCGGTCCATAAAAACCCTTGACCAAGTATGAGCCTCCAGGGTAGTGTTTGCCTCATAATGTTTATCCACGGGGCTTGGTATAATTGGCTAAACTCAATTGCAAAGCAAAACGTTATAGCAATAGCTGCCACGTTTTTAACAGGCGCTTTTATCAGCATAAACCGCATTATTAGGTAAATCATCAATGCCCAAAGCATATCGCCCACCCAGGCAGGTATAAACTCAACCCGCCGCGAAAGCAGGCCGAGTACAATTACCAATATAATAGCTAAGGCATAATGCCAACGGTTGCGAGTCATGTAGAGGTGAGTTAGTAAGCAATGTCTCCAAATTAATAATTCTGTCTCATTCCTCAATTCTAAAAATTCCGGTGCAATTCGCAATTCTGTTAATTCTTAAATTCTGCAAATTCTGATACAAAACAATTACTTTTGCGAACTTCAAACATTGGTATTATGCTCAGAACACACACTTGTGGCGAATTAAACATCAGTAATTTAGGCCAAACCGTAACACTTTGCGGCTGGGTTCAAAAATCGCGCGATTTAGGCGGAACCACGTTTATTGACGTGCGCGACCGCTATGGTTTAACACAATTGGTATTGAATGTAGACAGCGATGCCAACCTGCGTGAAGCCGGTAAAAGCCTTGGCCGCGAGTTTGTAATTAAAGTTACCGGCAAGGTGCTGGAGCGTACCAACAAAAACCCTAAAATACCAACCGGCGATATTGAAATTGCCGTTGAGGCTTTAGAAATATTGAACGAGGCTAAAATACCTCCGTTCCTGATTGAAGATGAAACCGATGGTGGCGAGGAGCTTCGCGCCAAATACCGTTACCTCGATTTGCGCCGTAACCCACTGCGTAATAACTTAATTATGCGCCATAAAATAGCGCAGGAAATTCGCCGTTACCTTGATGCCCAAAACTTTATTGAGGTGGAAACCCCGGTGTTGATTAAATCGACCCCTGAGGGTGCACGCGATTTTGTGGTGCCAAGTCGCATGAACCCTGGCGAATTTTACGCCCTGCCACAATCTCCGCAAACATTTAAGCAATTGCTTATGGTGAGCGGTTTCGACCGTTACTTCCAGATCGTGAAATGTTTCCGTGATGAGGACTTACGTGCCGACCGCCAGCCTGAGTTTACCCAGATCGATTGTGAGCTTTCGTTCATCGAGCAGGAAGATATTCTGAACATATTTGAGGGCATGGCCCGTCACCTGTTCAACACCGTTAAAGGTATCGAACTGGGCGATTTTCCACGCATGCAATATGCCGATGCCATGCGTTTGTATGGTTCGGATAAACCCGATGTGCGCTTCGGGATGCCGTTTGTTGAACTGAACGACATTGTAAAAGGTAAAAACTTTGGCGTTTTTGATAGCGCCGAGTTAATTGTTGGTATTAACGCCGAAGGCGCTGCCAGCTACACCCGCAAGCAAATTGACGAACTTACAGAGTGGTTAAAACGCCCGCAAATTGGCGCCACCGGCTTAATTTATATGCGCCATAACGATGATGGCACGCTAAAATCATCGGTTGATAAATTTTATAACGAAGAAGAACTGCAGAAATGGAGCGTGGCCTTTAACACCAAGCCGGGCGACCTTATACTCATATTAGCCGGCGGTACCGATAAGGTACGCAAGCAAATGAACGAATTGCGTTTAGAGATGGGCAGCCGTTTAGGCCTGCGCAGCAAAGACAAATTTGCACCGCTTTGGGTGGTTGATTTCCCGCTGCTGGAGTTTGACGAAGAAAGCGGCCGCTACCATGCCATGCACCACCCGTTCACCTCGCCTAAGCCCGAGGATATTGCCAAATTGGATGCCGATCCGGGAGCAGTACGTGCCAATGCTTATGATATGGTAATTAACGGTATCGAAGTGGGCGGCGGATCTATCCGTATTCACGACCGCGAGGTGCAATCGTTAATGTTCAAGCACCTGGGCTTTTCGCCCGAGGAAGCACAAAAGCAGTTCGGCTTTTTGTTGGATGCCTTTGAGTTTGGCGCGCCGCCACACGGTGGTATTGCCTTAGGTTTCGACAGGTTGTGCTCGATATTTGCCGGATTGGATTCTATCCGCGATGTTATCGCCTTCCCTAAAAACAACTCGGGCCGCGATGTAATGATCGATTCGCCATCGGTAATTGCCGATGCGCAAATGGTAGAGTTGAATATTAAAACAACAGTATAGCCTTTATTTATATACTTTTAAAAATGCTGCCCTTTGTAAAAACAGGGCAGCATTTTTTTTGAGACATACTATATTTAAAAGTTTACCTGCACCGTTTATTTATCGTAATTTTATACTTGAAGAATTACTCTTCATATTATAAACCGTATACCCTTTTAATGTTATGAAGAAGTTGATGCTGGTATGCAGCCTCATAGTGATGATGGCATCGGCCTGTGGTAAGAGTTCTGAAGACGATTATGCTGAGCAGCAAGCCGCTGCCGATGAAACACAAATACAAGCCTATATAAAAACCAACAATCTTTCGGCCCGGCGCGACGAGTCGGGGTTGTATTACGTGATATTAAAAACCGGTACGGGTGCATTTCCAACAGCATCAACATCAGTAACCTTTAACTATACCGGCCAGTTTACCGATAATACCACCTATTATGTAGGTAGTGTGACTACAGTAGTTGGCAGTGCCGAAATTAAGGGCTGGCAAATTGGCCTCACCAAAATAAACAAGGGCGGACAAATTATGCTAATCATCCCTTCGGGCATGGCATACGGGCAAAAAGGTAAGAATACTATACCTGCTAACAAAGTGTTGGTGCATACCATTGATATGCTGTAACGCGCGGTATTGTTTGACCTGATCTTTCTGGTAGGGCTTAATACATTTACCTAATTAAGCGTGAGGCTTTCATAAAATTAGTTCAAGCGCAGACGCTTGAACTGTCCCTTAATATTTGTGTGAACCTTAACTATCCTGATTTGAATGGGGCTCTAAACGGGTTTTAATACGATTGTACATGGGTTGTTCTTCGAGCGCCTTTTCGAGTTGAGCTATAGTGGTAAGCAGGTTATTGTCGGCCTCGCTCAGCCACCGTTCATTTTCGGCACGAACAGCCTCGAGTACTGGAGCTAAATCCTTTAAAAGCTTTTTACCATTGCCCGATAATGATACCAGGCGTTTACGGCCGTCGGTTTTGTCTTTATGTGCTGTAATGAGTTTGGCCTTGAGCATTTGGTCGGCAAACTGAACTATGGCGGGATGAGTAAGCTTTAATTCATCGGCAATATCAACAATAGAGAGTGTTTTACGCCTGCTTAACAGCTCGAGCACCAAAAACCATTTGGATTCGAAGTTGAGGTTAAGCTCCTTATAAATTTTATTTACATCGTGTGCCAGGCGTTCGCTCAAACGTTTCAAACGCGTAGCCACAGCCAGCTCAGCCAGTTCAGAAATGAGGTCCATGTCAGTATAATAGTTCCCCTAATATACACCTTTATCTAATCCTACCTAACGAGGTTAACTGTTTTTTAAACACCACCTTAGCACAGGCTCTGCGCTAAGCCCTGTGTAATACATCAAATAATACAGTATTACTATTGTTTAAGGAGGTTTGAAAAGAATGAAGAGTTAAAATCCGGTGAGAAATGGATAATATTTGATAAGTGTTTAAACTCATATTCTTCGTGCGTAGTGGTGAGTACCACGGCTTTCATGCCGGCATTCAACGCCGCTTCGGCACCCTTGGGTACGTCTTCAAATACCAGGCAGTTAATTGGGTCAACGTGTAGTTGCTGTGCTGCTTTCAAAAAAGTTTCGGGGTGAGGTTTGCTCAGCACAACATCATCGGCACTTACAATGGCTTTAAAGTAATGTCCTAT contains the following coding sequences:
- a CDS encoding FKBP-type peptidyl-prolyl cis-trans isomerase; the protein is MKKLMLVCSLIVMMASACGKSSEDDYAEQQAAADETQIQAYIKTNNLSARRDESGLYYVILKTGTGAFPTASTSVTFNYTGQFTDNTTYYVGSVTTVVGSAEIKGWQIGLTKINKGGQIMLIIPSGMAYGQKGKNTIPANKVLVHTIDML
- a CDS encoding ribosomal maturation YjgA family protein, encoding MTRNRWHYALAIILVIVLGLLSRRVEFIPAWVGDMLWALMIYLIMRFMLIKAPVKNVAAIAITFCFAIEFSQLYQAPWINIMRQTLPWRLILGQGFLWTDLLAYLVGVGLGGWADGKKYNKNQ
- a CDS encoding MarR family winged helix-turn-helix transcriptional regulator; translated protein: MDLISELAELAVATRLKRLSERLAHDVNKIYKELNLNFESKWFLVLELLSRRKTLSIVDIADELKLTHPAIVQFADQMLKAKLITAHKDKTDGRKRLVSLSGNGKKLLKDLAPVLEAVRAENERWLSEADNNLLTTIAQLEKALEEQPMYNRIKTRLEPHSNQDS
- the aspS gene encoding aspartate--tRNA ligase; the protein is MLRTHTCGELNISNLGQTVTLCGWVQKSRDLGGTTFIDVRDRYGLTQLVLNVDSDANLREAGKSLGREFVIKVTGKVLERTNKNPKIPTGDIEIAVEALEILNEAKIPPFLIEDETDGGEELRAKYRYLDLRRNPLRNNLIMRHKIAQEIRRYLDAQNFIEVETPVLIKSTPEGARDFVVPSRMNPGEFYALPQSPQTFKQLLMVSGFDRYFQIVKCFRDEDLRADRQPEFTQIDCELSFIEQEDILNIFEGMARHLFNTVKGIELGDFPRMQYADAMRLYGSDKPDVRFGMPFVELNDIVKGKNFGVFDSAELIVGINAEGAASYTRKQIDELTEWLKRPQIGATGLIYMRHNDDGTLKSSVDKFYNEEELQKWSVAFNTKPGDLILILAGGTDKVRKQMNELRLEMGSRLGLRSKDKFAPLWVVDFPLLEFDEESGRYHAMHHPFTSPKPEDIAKLDADPGAVRANAYDMVINGIEVGGGSIRIHDREVQSLMFKHLGFSPEEAQKQFGFLLDAFEFGAPPHGGIALGFDRLCSIFAGLDSIRDVIAFPKNNSGRDVMIDSPSVIADAQMVELNIKTTV